A portion of the Cyanobium sp. PCC 7001 genome contains these proteins:
- a CDS encoding phycocyanin subunit beta, whose product MFDAFTKVVAQADARGEFINAGQIDALSAMVGDSFKRMDTVNRITSNASKIVTNAARDLFDSQPALIAPGGNAYTHRRMAACLRDMEIVLRYVTYAIFTGDASVLEDRCLNGLRETYLALGVPGASVAEGIRKMKDAAIAIANDRNGITPGDCSALMSEVGTYFDRAAAAVG is encoded by the coding sequence ATGTTCGACGCCTTCACCAAGGTTGTAGCCCAGGCTGATGCCCGCGGCGAATTCATCAATGCCGGTCAGATTGACGCCCTCTCGGCGATGGTCGGCGACAGCTTCAAGCGCATGGACACGGTGAACCGCATCACCTCCAATGCCTCCAAAATCGTCACCAACGCCGCTCGCGATCTCTTCGATTCGCAGCCCGCTCTGATCGCCCCCGGCGGTAACGCCTACACCCATCGCCGCATGGCCGCCTGCCTGCGCGACATGGAGATCGTTCTCCGCTACGTCACCTACGCCATCTTCACCGGCGACGCCTCCGTCCTGGAAGACCGCTGCCTCAATGGCCTGCGTGAAACCTATCTCGCCCTCGGCGTCCCCGGCGCTTCCGTGGCAGAAGGCATCCGCAAGATGAAGGACGCCGCCATCGCCATCGCCAACGACCGCAACGGCATCACCCCCGGCGACTGCTCCGCTCTCATGAGCGAAGTCGGCACCTACTTCGACCGCGCCGCCGCCGCTGTCGGCTGA